The following proteins are encoded in a genomic region of Bacillus sp. FJAT-22090:
- a CDS encoding GMC family oxidoreductase, whose protein sequence is MVTKLPKVDVVTTGMGWTGGIIAAELTKAGYKVVGLERGVERTIEDYLHGHDELKYNIHKELMQKLTKDTITFRNKLDEVAKPVRDENAFVVGTGTGGGGAHWGGQTYRYFPYDFEIRSKTIEKYGESKIPDGVTIQDWGLTYDEIEPYYSKFEQMAGISGEVDPLAGPRSIDYPTPPLKKLTQMKMFHEAAEKLGYHPFVVPTANVSEAYTNPDGETLNACQYCAFCGNYGCEYGAKADPIVTVIPTAKKTGNFELRTNALVTRVLYDGKKAIGVLYKDTRTGEEFEQPADVVVLTSYIFNNVRLLLLSGIGKPYNPKTGEGIIGKNYTDHHTITGAIGYFEEKKFNSYIGTGSLGSAYNDFNADNFDHNNVDFIHGGQIEMHLMGNEPIANNPVPMGTPMWGKEFKKNSLHYYYRNLMVVSQRAILPHKNHYLDLDPTYKDDNGDPLIRVTFDYAEHDHKRNEFLVEKCAELVKEMGADIIDTIPMSEHFGGRFTFQHDAGGVIMGDSPENSAVNNYLQMWDVDNLFVCGASAFPHFGPTNPTPTVAALTYRASEGIVQFLKNGGGQLNTAK, encoded by the coding sequence ATGGTTACAAAATTACCTAAAGTTGACGTAGTTACAACAGGTATGGGTTGGACAGGTGGTATCATTGCTGCTGAACTAACAAAAGCTGGCTACAAAGTAGTCGGTTTAGAACGTGGTGTTGAAAGAACAATCGAAGATTATTTACATGGACACGATGAACTAAAATACAATATTCATAAAGAATTAATGCAAAAATTAACGAAAGATACGATTACTTTTCGAAATAAATTAGATGAAGTTGCTAAGCCAGTTCGTGACGAAAATGCATTTGTAGTTGGTACTGGTACTGGCGGTGGTGGTGCACACTGGGGTGGGCAAACGTATCGTTACTTCCCGTACGACTTTGAAATACGTAGTAAAACTATTGAGAAATATGGAGAAAGCAAAATTCCTGATGGGGTAACGATCCAAGACTGGGGGCTAACATATGACGAAATTGAACCATATTATTCAAAGTTCGAACAAATGGCTGGTATTTCTGGCGAAGTAGATCCACTTGCGGGACCACGTTCTATCGATTACCCTACACCACCATTAAAAAAATTAACTCAAATGAAAATGTTCCATGAAGCAGCAGAAAAGCTTGGCTACCATCCATTTGTAGTACCAACAGCTAACGTTTCTGAAGCTTATACAAATCCAGATGGAGAAACATTAAATGCATGTCAATATTGTGCATTCTGCGGTAACTACGGTTGCGAATATGGAGCAAAAGCTGACCCAATCGTCACTGTGATTCCAACTGCGAAAAAAACTGGTAACTTTGAGCTTAGAACAAATGCTTTAGTAACACGTGTTTTATATGACGGAAAAAAAGCAATTGGGGTTTTATACAAAGACACTCGAACTGGTGAAGAATTTGAACAACCAGCTGATGTTGTAGTTTTAACAAGCTATATTTTTAATAATGTACGATTATTATTGTTGTCTGGCATCGGAAAACCGTATAACCCAAAAACAGGTGAGGGTATAATCGGTAAAAACTATACCGATCACCATACAATTACTGGGGCAATTGGTTATTTTGAAGAGAAGAAATTCAATAGTTACATCGGTACTGGTTCACTTGGATCTGCATATAACGACTTCAATGCAGACAATTTTGACCATAACAATGTAGACTTCATCCATGGCGGACAAATTGAAATGCACTTAATGGGCAACGAACCTATTGCAAATAATCCAGTTCCAATGGGTACGCCTATGTGGGGGAAAGAGTTCAAAAAGAATTCCTTACACTATTATTACCGCAATTTAATGGTCGTTTCTCAAAGAGCAATCTTGCCTCATAAAAATCATTATCTCGATTTGGATCCAACCTACAAAGATGACAACGGGGATCCATTAATACGTGTAACTTTCGATTACGCAGAGCACGATCATAAAAGAAATGAATTTTTAGTGGAAAAATGCGCAGAATTAGTGAAAGAAATGGGTGCTGACATTATCGATACAATTCCAATGTCCGAGCACTTCGGAGGACGATTTACTTTCCAACATGATGCTGGAGGTGTCATTATGGGTGACAGTCCTGAAAATTCTGCTGTCAATAACTACTTACAAATGTGGGATGTAGATAACTTGTTCGTTTGCGGAGCTTCCGCTTTTCCTCACTTTGGACCTACAAACCCAACTCCAACAGTAGCAGCGCTTACTTATCGTGCTTCGGAAGGAATTGTTCAGTTCTTGAAAAACGGTGGAGGTCAATTAAATACTGCAAAATAA
- a CDS encoding gluconate 2-dehydrogenase subunit 3 family protein, with protein sequence MSEQEKKSSILDKRSSRRKFIKNSGLTVGGLVLGGAIGSLVAGKPENITKAVDGASHATVDYSETRQFFVRQKDFEALSAATEIIYPEDEHGPGAISLGAPFFIDKQLASPWGSNADDYRKGPFQEGEIALDKSEIMLQGVRKLNEVSEKEHDGTVFKDLTEEQQIAILTSFEAGKVEMDLVNSAAFFGLLRTLTLQGCFADPLYGGNKNMAGWKMKEFPGAQMSYTAYLDKDEFVLIDPISLGGHKQH encoded by the coding sequence ATGTCAGAACAAGAAAAGAAAAGTTCTATTTTAGATAAGCGTTCTTCCAGACGAAAATTCATAAAGAATTCTGGATTAACAGTCGGTGGACTTGTACTAGGAGGAGCTATTGGAAGCCTCGTTGCAGGAAAACCCGAGAATATAACGAAAGCAGTTGATGGAGCTAGTCATGCAACTGTCGATTATAGTGAAACTCGTCAGTTTTTTGTACGTCAAAAGGATTTTGAGGCACTTAGTGCTGCTACCGAAATTATTTACCCAGAAGATGAACATGGTCCAGGTGCCATTTCACTAGGTGCACCATTCTTTATCGATAAACAATTAGCTAGTCCTTGGGGAAGTAATGCAGACGATTATAGAAAAGGTCCTTTTCAAGAAGGGGAAATCGCTCTAGATAAGAGTGAGATTATGTTACAAGGTGTACGAAAACTAAATGAAGTTTCAGAAAAAGAGCATGATGGAACAGTTTTTAAAGATTTAACAGAAGAACAACAAATTGCTATTTTAACATCCTTTGAAGCAGGAAAAGTAGAAATGGATCTAGTCAACTCAGCTGCGTTCTTCGGCTTACTTAGAACTCTTACTTTACAAGGTTGTTTTGCAGATCCTCTATATGGTGGAAATAAAAACATGGCTGGTTGGAAAATGAAAGAATTTCCTGGTGCACAAATGTCTTATACAGCTTATTTGGATAAAGATGAATTTGTTTTAATAGATCCTATTAGCTTAGGTGGACACAAGCAACATTAA
- a CDS encoding catalase, with product MEKDQSNLETNIEEEDTLTNRQGHPITNNQNIRTVGNRGPATLENYDFIEKISHFDRERIPERVVHARGAGAHGYFEAYGKVGEEEISTYTRAKLFQEKGKQTPVFVRFSSVIHGGHSPETLRDPRGFAVKFYTEDGNWDLVGNNLKIFFIRDAMKFPDMIHAFKPDPVTNIQDSERFFDFCASSPESFHMVTFVYSPWGIPANYRMMQGSGVNTYKWVNKEGKAVLIKYHWEPKQGIRNLTQKEAEEIQAKNFNHATQDLYDAIEKGDFPEWELLVQIMSDDDHPELDFDPLDDTKLWPEDQFPWKAVGKMVLNRNPEDYFNEVEQAAFGTGVLVDGLDFSDDKMLQGRTFSYSDTQRHRVGANYLQLPINAPKKRVATNQSGGQMSYRRDIGTFQNPHINYEPSILDGLQEAEQIGEEHTPMIKGNLVRQSIDRQSNTKQAGETYRRFEEWERAELISNLVNDLASCDKRIQEKMIALAEEADKDYGHHLREGLKKAPKGGSTNKPLGNIDGDEAPEKAIQKSNEAEPY from the coding sequence GTGGAAAAAGATCAATCTAACTTGGAAACGAATATTGAGGAAGAGGATACGCTAACGAATAGACAAGGGCATCCAATTACCAACAATCAAAACATTAGAACAGTAGGTAATAGAGGCCCAGCAACCCTTGAAAATTATGATTTCATTGAAAAGATAAGTCATTTTGATAGAGAGCGTATTCCAGAACGTGTCGTACATGCTCGCGGAGCTGGAGCCCATGGCTACTTTGAGGCTTACGGTAAAGTTGGTGAGGAAGAAATTTCAACATATACTCGTGCTAAGTTATTTCAAGAAAAAGGGAAACAAACGCCCGTTTTCGTTCGATTTTCATCCGTGATTCATGGCGGGCATTCTCCAGAAACATTACGAGATCCTCGTGGATTTGCTGTAAAATTCTACACAGAAGATGGTAACTGGGATTTGGTTGGAAATAATTTAAAAATTTTCTTTATTCGCGATGCGATGAAGTTTCCTGATATGATTCACGCCTTTAAGCCAGATCCAGTTACAAATATCCAAGATTCAGAGCGCTTCTTTGATTTTTGTGCCAGCTCACCGGAATCATTTCATATGGTAACGTTTGTTTATTCTCCATGGGGAATTCCTGCAAATTATCGTATGATGCAAGGCTCTGGGGTAAATACTTACAAATGGGTGAATAAGGAAGGTAAAGCAGTCCTTATTAAATACCATTGGGAGCCAAAGCAAGGAATTCGAAATTTGACTCAAAAAGAAGCTGAAGAGATTCAAGCAAAAAACTTTAATCACGCGACACAGGATTTATATGATGCGATTGAAAAAGGGGATTTTCCTGAGTGGGAGCTTCTCGTGCAAATAATGAGTGATGATGACCATCCTGAATTGGACTTTGATCCGCTGGATGATACAAAGCTTTGGCCAGAGGATCAATTTCCTTGGAAGGCTGTAGGGAAAATGGTCTTGAATAGAAATCCAGAAGACTATTTTAATGAAGTCGAGCAAGCGGCTTTTGGAACAGGTGTATTAGTAGATGGACTCGATTTTTCTGATGATAAAATGCTTCAAGGAAGAACTTTTTCTTATTCCGATACACAAAGACATCGTGTAGGAGCGAATTATTTACAATTACCAATCAATGCACCAAAAAAACGTGTAGCAACCAATCAAAGTGGAGGTCAAATGTCTTACAGACGGGACATAGGTACATTCCAAAATCCTCATATCAATTATGAGCCATCTATTTTAGATGGATTGCAAGAAGCAGAGCAAATTGGTGAAGAACATACACCGATGATTAAAGGAAATTTAGTACGTCAATCGATAGATCGTCAAAGCAACACGAAGCAAGCAGGAGAAACTTACCGTAGATTCGAGGAATGGGAAAGAGCAGAACTTATTTCCAATCTCGTGAATGATCTTGCTAGCTGTGATAAAAGAATACAAGAAAAAATGATTGCTCTTGCAGAAGAAGCCGATAAAGATTATGGTCATCATCTAAGAGAAGGTTTAAAGAAAGCACCAAAAGGTGGGTCAACCAACAAACCACTTGGCAATATTGATGGAGATGAAGCACCAGAAAAGGCAATTCAGAAGAGTAACGAAGCAGAGCCGTATTAA
- a CDS encoding ATP-grasp domain-containing protein, with the protein MSKIYIIHENDEWTVHLTKRLEELNLPYESWHLDKGIVDLTSEPPQGVFYNRMSASSHTRGHRYAPELAGGVLAWLEYHGRPVFNGTKALNLELSKINQYTALEASGIKTPKTIAAVGAEQIILAAQKLGKMPFITKHNRAGKGLGVQLFQTIEALEAYVNGPLFEEPVDGITLIQEYIQSPESYITRAEFVGGKYVYAVRVDTSEGFELCPADSCQIGDAFCPVGEEPAMKFEIKEDIGASWIERYESFLQVNKIDVAGIEFIQDANGEVYTYDVNTNTNYNADAEAKKQKYGMLELAKFLGKALENTKVNA; encoded by the coding sequence ATGTCAAAAATATATATTATCCATGAAAATGATGAGTGGACTGTTCATTTAACGAAACGATTAGAAGAATTGAATCTTCCTTATGAATCTTGGCATCTAGATAAAGGAATTGTAGATTTAACTTCGGAACCTCCACAAGGTGTATTTTACAATAGAATGAGTGCTTCTTCTCATACAAGAGGACATCGGTATGCACCTGAGTTGGCAGGGGGAGTGCTTGCTTGGCTAGAGTACCATGGACGACCTGTATTTAATGGAACAAAGGCATTAAACTTAGAGTTGAGTAAAATCAATCAGTACACTGCTCTTGAAGCAAGTGGCATTAAAACACCTAAAACGATTGCTGCAGTAGGAGCAGAACAAATTATTTTAGCTGCACAAAAACTTGGGAAAATGCCATTTATCACAAAGCATAATCGTGCTGGTAAAGGACTAGGTGTTCAACTATTTCAAACGATTGAAGCTTTAGAAGCGTATGTGAATGGTCCGTTGTTTGAAGAACCAGTGGATGGAATCACGCTAATTCAAGAGTATATCCAATCACCAGAATCCTATATTACAAGAGCAGAGTTTGTTGGCGGAAAATATGTATATGCTGTGAGAGTAGATACCTCGGAAGGATTTGAACTATGTCCCGCAGATTCTTGCCAAATTGGAGATGCATTCTGTCCTGTTGGAGAAGAACCAGCAATGAAGTTTGAGATTAAAGAGGATATAGGTGCTTCTTGGATTGAGCGATATGAATCATTTCTCCAAGTAAATAAAATTGATGTGGCAGGAATAGAATTTATACAAGATGCAAATGGCGAGGTTTATACGTACGATGTGAACACCAATACTAATTACAATGCAGACGCAGAAGCGAAGAAACAGAAATATGGAATGTTGGAACTTGCTAAGTTTTTAGGGAAAGCGTTAGAAAATACAAAAGTTAATGCTTAA
- a CDS encoding FAD-containing oxidoreductase, whose amino-acid sequence MKNYDAVIIGFGKGGKTLASELAKHGKKVAVIEKSSKMYGGTCINIACIPTKSLVHSADKRKNSETPKEQFYKNAIAKKDELTSLLRNKNFQLLDDQENITVITGEAIFLNDEKIQVKTSEEQLEITAEQFFINTGATPIIPKIDGLENANFIYDSTTLQEREELPEKLIIIGGGYIGLEFAVMYANFGSEVTVIDGNKDFLPKEDRDIAQEALKVMQEKNIKFISNSNVESVENQDDGVIVTYKESNKSNSVFGNAILLATGRKPNTETLGLENTTIKVNDRGAIVVDDSLKTTANNSWALGDVNGGPQFTYISLDDFRIVKNELFGDGSYTKKERNNIPYSVFIEPVLSHVGLNENMAKEKGIDYKVVSMPAAGIPRARIVEQTNGLLKALIDPETNEILGCTLFCEESSEMINIVKVAMDAKLPYTFLRETVFTHPTMSESLNDLFSKVE is encoded by the coding sequence ATGAAAAATTATGATGCAGTTATAATTGGATTTGGTAAAGGTGGAAAAACACTTGCTTCTGAGCTTGCAAAGCATGGGAAGAAGGTTGCGGTAATTGAAAAGTCTTCTAAAATGTATGGAGGCACATGCATTAACATTGCTTGTATCCCAACTAAATCACTCGTTCATTCAGCGGACAAAAGAAAAAATTCTGAAACACCGAAAGAACAGTTTTACAAAAATGCTATTGCTAAAAAAGATGAGTTAACTTCTTTATTACGAAATAAAAATTTTCAACTATTAGATGATCAAGAAAATATTACAGTGATAACAGGTGAAGCGATTTTCTTAAACGATGAAAAAATTCAAGTGAAGACTTCGGAGGAACAACTTGAAATAACAGCTGAGCAGTTCTTTATTAATACTGGTGCCACACCAATTATCCCAAAAATAGATGGACTAGAAAATGCAAATTTTATATATGATTCCACAACCCTTCAAGAGCGTGAGGAGCTTCCAGAAAAACTAATTATTATTGGAGGGGGCTATATTGGATTAGAATTTGCTGTCATGTATGCAAACTTCGGTTCTGAGGTAACGGTTATCGATGGGAATAAGGATTTTCTACCGAAGGAAGACCGTGACATAGCACAGGAAGCATTGAAAGTAATGCAGGAAAAAAATATTAAATTTATCTCTAATAGCAATGTAGAATCTGTAGAAAATCAGGATGATGGAGTAATTGTTACTTACAAAGAAAGTAACAAAAGCAATTCAGTGTTTGGAAATGCAATTTTACTTGCGACAGGAAGAAAGCCGAATACAGAAACATTAGGGCTTGAGAATACTACAATTAAAGTGAACGATCGTGGAGCAATCGTCGTGGATGATTCGCTTAAAACTACCGCAAATAATAGTTGGGCTTTAGGCGATGTAAATGGAGGACCACAATTTACATATATTTCGTTAGACGATTTTCGAATTGTAAAAAACGAGTTATTTGGTGACGGGTCCTACACGAAAAAAGAACGAAATAACATCCCTTATTCTGTTTTCATTGAACCTGTATTATCTCATGTAGGTCTTAATGAAAACATGGCAAAGGAAAAGGGGATAGACTATAAAGTTGTGAGTATGCCCGCAGCAGGAATACCAAGGGCTCGTATTGTTGAACAGACAAATGGATTGTTAAAGGCGCTTATCGATCCCGAAACAAACGAGATTTTAGGATGTACATTATTTTGTGAAGAGTCCAGTGAAATGATTAATATTGTAAAAGTAGCAATGGATGCAAAGCTTCCTTACACTTTTTTACGAGAAACGGTTTTTACACACCCAACTATGAGTGAATCGCTTAATGATTTGTTTTCGAAAGTGGAATAA
- a CDS encoding exodeoxyribonuclease III has protein sequence MKLVSWNVNGIRACVQKGFLDYFYEVNADIFCIQETKLQLGQIDLQLDGYEQYWNYAMKKGYSGTAVFTKIKPLSVRYGVGDFESEDEGRIITLEFEDFFLINVYTPNAKRDLTRLAYRLEWEDEMRAYLIQLDSLKPVIMCGDLNVAHEDIDLKNAKSNRGNSGFTLEERGKMTDLLAEGFLDTFRYFYPNQEGAYSWWSYMNKVRERNIGWRIDYFIASKRLELRLKSASIDAHILGSDHCPVLLEID, from the coding sequence ATGAAATTAGTTTCTTGGAATGTGAATGGAATAAGAGCATGTGTGCAAAAAGGATTTTTAGATTATTTTTATGAAGTGAATGCGGATATTTTTTGTATACAGGAGACGAAGCTGCAGTTAGGACAAATTGATTTGCAGTTAGATGGATACGAACAGTATTGGAATTATGCAATGAAAAAAGGTTACTCGGGAACAGCGGTATTTACCAAAATTAAACCACTTTCCGTAAGATATGGAGTGGGGGATTTTGAGTCGGAGGATGAAGGTAGAATTATTACACTAGAGTTTGAGGACTTCTTCTTAATAAATGTCTATACTCCAAATGCGAAGCGCGATTTAACGAGACTGGCTTATCGTTTAGAGTGGGAAGACGAAATGCGAGCCTATTTGATACAACTGGATTCGCTAAAACCTGTCATCATGTGCGGGGATTTAAATGTAGCGCATGAGGATATAGATTTAAAAAATGCTAAATCTAATAGAGGAAATTCAGGTTTCACTTTAGAAGAACGTGGTAAAATGACGGATTTACTTGCCGAGGGCTTCTTAGATACTTTCCGTTATTTTTATCCGAATCAAGAAGGTGCTTATTCGTGGTGGTCATACATGAATAAAGTAAGAGAGCGTAATATTGGCTGGAGGATTGATTATTTTATTGCTTCTAAAAGATTGGAGCTAAGATTAAAGAGTGCATCCATCGATGCACACATACTTGGCAGTGATCACTGTCCTGTTCTTTTAGAAATTGACTAG
- a CDS encoding aminotransferase class I/II-fold pyridoxal phosphate-dependent enzyme translates to MNALAVQLNEKMQKENPAIYEMLSDLGKNLYYPKGILSQSAEAGKKAHRFNATIGIATENGEPMHFRHIQGKLDYNPKDIYPYAPPQGKEALRSLWKEKLLVDNPSMKDKSIGTPIVTSALTHGLSITADLFMDAGDVLVTPEQYWGNYNTVFQIRRGGNVETFPLFNENGGFHVEAFRETVAKQKEKAIVLLNFPNNPTGYTPSIEDAKAIVQVLKDVAETGTKLVVLLDDAYFGLFYEDSIKESLFGLLAGIHSNILPVKIDGATKENYVWGFRVGFITYAATPEVLDALEQKTKGIIRGTVSSGSHISQTILLESLQSEEFLKEKEEKFQIMQGRAVKTKQVLANEKFAPYWTYYPFNSGYFMCLKLNNLDAETLRLHLLEQYGVGVIASNKTDIRVAFSCVEESDIEELFDLIYAGCEDLTK, encoded by the coding sequence ATGAATGCTTTAGCCGTACAATTAAACGAGAAAATGCAAAAAGAAAATCCTGCAATTTATGAAATGTTATCTGACTTAGGGAAGAACTTATATTACCCAAAAGGTATTTTAAGTCAAAGTGCGGAAGCTGGAAAAAAAGCGCATCGCTTTAATGCAACAATCGGGATAGCTACGGAAAATGGAGAACCAATGCATTTTCGTCATATACAAGGGAAGCTAGATTATAACCCTAAAGATATATATCCTTATGCACCACCACAAGGTAAAGAGGCACTTCGTTCACTTTGGAAAGAAAAGCTACTAGTAGACAATCCATCTATGAAAGACAAATCTATTGGTACACCGATTGTGACGAGTGCTCTTACTCATGGTCTAAGTATTACAGCTGATTTGTTTATGGATGCTGGTGACGTACTTGTTACACCAGAACAGTATTGGGGAAACTATAATACCGTTTTTCAAATTAGAAGAGGTGGCAACGTAGAAACATTTCCATTGTTCAATGAGAATGGTGGGTTCCATGTGGAAGCTTTCCGTGAGACGGTTGCTAAACAAAAGGAAAAAGCAATTGTGCTATTGAACTTTCCAAATAATCCAACTGGCTATACACCTTCCATTGAGGATGCAAAAGCAATTGTTCAAGTATTAAAAGATGTTGCTGAAACAGGGACAAAATTAGTCGTTCTATTAGATGATGCATATTTTGGATTGTTCTATGAAGATTCGATTAAAGAATCACTATTTGGTTTATTAGCTGGAATTCATTCGAATATTTTACCAGTAAAAATTGATGGTGCAACAAAAGAAAATTATGTTTGGGGATTCCGTGTAGGATTTATTACGTATGCTGCTACTCCAGAAGTATTGGATGCGCTAGAACAAAAAACAAAAGGAATCATTCGAGGTACGGTTTCAAGTGGTTCTCATATTTCTCAAACGATTCTTTTGGAATCACTTCAATCAGAAGAATTTTTAAAAGAAAAAGAAGAGAAGTTCCAAATCATGCAAGGAAGAGCGGTTAAAACAAAACAAGTACTTGCGAACGAAAAGTTTGCACCTTATTGGACGTACTATCCATTTAACTCTGGCTACTTCATGTGCTTGAAATTAAACAATCTTGATGCTGAAACGTTAAGACTTCATTTGTTGGAACAGTATGGAGTAGGTGTCATTGCAAGTAATAAAACCGATATTCGTGTCGCATTTTCATGTGTAGAGGAATCAGATATCGAAGAATTATTTGATTTAATCTATGCGGGCTGCGAAGACCTAACTAAATAA
- a CDS encoding outer membrane protein assembly factor BamB family protein, which translates to MRSRGLSVWAKIFIGSLIGFVVLLMIYLVAAYENLDKENEEVPYAGITVKDEPEKDEPEKEEPEKEEPEKETKVAPSPSNPNIKVDYASTEWTTHGGDYFNRRYSTLNQITTENIGDLKPTWVSSLGGSGAGGKYSGEATPLVVDGVMYIATGANDVFAIDAKTGEQVWVYKPDIPQEMDTVCCGWTTRGVAVGDGKVYVGLLDARLIALDQKTGELLWETKVAEWEEGYTVTSAPLYYNGKVYTGVSGGEYGIRGRVMAYDADLGFEVWRFYTIPGPGDIDGDTWPSDNDAWLTGGGPVWNTPAVDPELGYIYFATGNTGPDLDGSSREGDNLYANSIVAVNAENGDYIWHFQEVHHDIWDMDPTNPVILFDVEMNGEMRKGLGQAGKTGWVYLLDRQDGTPLVGIEEKPVPQDERQKTAATQPFPVGDAFVPQGVTEEDVKNDLDPAFTGQIGSIFTPFWDVPITLKPGPFGGANWPPSAYNPDTEYFYVLGNDHYMSFERSELSEFKEGDAYFGSVFGPVQNAPTRGTVTAIDVKTNKIAWQQKWDALAYSGVLTTAGNLVFVGHNDGRLIAFDAKTGEQVWEYMMDAGANAPSITYEIDGEQYITIYAAGNALAGSKHGDKIYTFKLGGTLPEGQVIDASVKISDSAKVDTTEGETVSANPDKGISVYDANCLACHGNQGANGHNGPNLQNSKVAESKEQVIERLTNGGVSMPSFKDTLTAEEMEAVADYVVSVISPQGN; encoded by the coding sequence ATGCGAAGCAGAGGGTTATCAGTATGGGCAAAAATCTTTATAGGTTCATTAATTGGTTTTGTAGTTTTATTAATGATATATCTAGTAGCAGCTTATGAGAACTTGGATAAAGAGAACGAAGAAGTTCCGTATGCCGGCATAACAGTAAAAGATGAACCAGAGAAAGATGAACCAGAGAAAGAAGAACCAGAGAAAGAAGAACCAGAGAAAGAAACCAAAGTTGCACCAAGTCCATCTAATCCAAATATAAAAGTGGATTATGCTTCCACAGAATGGACGACACATGGTGGCGACTACTTCAATAGACGCTATTCCACATTAAATCAGATAACTACTGAAAATATTGGTGATTTAAAACCAACTTGGGTAAGTAGTTTAGGTGGATCTGGTGCTGGAGGGAAATATTCAGGTGAAGCGACTCCATTAGTTGTGGATGGTGTGATGTATATAGCAACTGGGGCAAACGACGTTTTCGCTATAGACGCAAAAACGGGAGAACAAGTTTGGGTTTACAAGCCTGATATTCCACAAGAGATGGATACAGTTTGTTGTGGATGGACAACACGTGGAGTTGCAGTAGGAGATGGAAAAGTATATGTAGGATTATTAGATGCACGCCTTATCGCTCTTGACCAAAAAACAGGTGAATTACTATGGGAAACAAAAGTAGCGGAGTGGGAAGAAGGATACACAGTGACGAGTGCACCGCTTTACTATAACGGTAAAGTTTATACAGGTGTATCTGGCGGAGAATATGGTATACGTGGTCGTGTGATGGCATATGATGCTGATTTAGGTTTTGAAGTATGGCGTTTCTATACAATTCCAGGTCCAGGGGATATTGATGGGGATACGTGGCCTTCTGATAATGATGCTTGGCTAACTGGAGGAGGACCAGTATGGAATACACCAGCAGTAGATCCGGAGCTTGGTTATATTTATTTTGCAACTGGAAATACAGGGCCTGACTTAGATGGTAGTAGCCGTGAAGGGGATAACTTATACGCAAATTCTATCGTAGCAGTGAACGCAGAAAATGGAGATTATATATGGCATTTCCAAGAAGTACATCATGATATTTGGGATATGGATCCTACTAACCCAGTTATTTTATTTGATGTAGAAATGAATGGAGAAATGCGTAAAGGTCTTGGGCAAGCGGGTAAAACTGGTTGGGTATATTTATTAGACCGTCAAGATGGAACACCTTTAGTAGGGATTGAAGAAAAACCAGTTCCACAAGATGAACGTCAAAAAACAGCTGCCACTCAACCGTTTCCAGTCGGAGATGCATTTGTCCCACAAGGTGTAACGGAAGAAGATGTAAAAAACGATTTAGACCCAGCATTTACAGGTCAAATTGGAAGTATCTTCACTCCGTTTTGGGATGTGCCAATTACACTTAAACCTGGACCATTTGGTGGAGCGAACTGGCCACCATCCGCCTACAATCCTGATACCGAGTATTTTTATGTATTAGGTAATGACCACTACATGTCATTCGAAAGAAGTGAATTAAGTGAGTTTAAGGAAGGTGACGCGTATTTTGGTAGCGTTTTTGGACCTGTTCAAAATGCACCGACAAGAGGGACAGTTACTGCAATCGACGTAAAAACAAATAAAATAGCATGGCAACAAAAATGGGATGCTCTAGCCTATAGCGGTGTGTTAACAACTGCTGGAAATCTTGTGTTTGTAGGTCATAATGATGGTCGTTTAATCGCTTTTGACGCTAAAACTGGCGAACAAGTGTGGGAATATATGATGGATGCAGGTGCAAATGCGCCGTCTATTACGTATGAAATTGATGGGGAGCAATATATCACCATTTATGCCGCAGGAAACGCCCTTGCAGGTTCAAAACATGGGGATAAAATCTATACATTTAAATTAGGTGGAACTTTACCTGAAGGGCAAGTAATTGATGCATCCGTTAAAATTTCTGATTCGGCAAAAGTTGATACAACGGAAGGTGAAACAGTGAGTGCAAATCCTGATAAAGGAATATCTGTTTATGATGCCAACTGTTTAGCGTGTCATGGTAACCAAGGGGCAAATGGCCACAATGGTCCTAACCTACAAAATAGTAAAGTTGCAGAAAGTAAAGAGCAAGTCATAGAACGACTAACGAATGGTGGAGTATCCATGCCATCATTCAAGGATACATTGACTGCGGAAGAGATGGAAGCAGTTGCAGATTATGTGGTATCTGTAATTTCTCCGCAGGGCAACTGA